The Brevundimonas vesicularis genome includes the window CTGCTCCAGCTGGGCGACTGGCGCGCCTTCTACATGTTCGAGCTGGGCCTGTGCCTGGTCGCCTGGGGCGCGGTGCAGGTGGTCAAGCTGCCGCCGTCCGAGCGGCTACGCGTATTCGACCGGCTGGACTTCCTGACCTTCGCCCTGTTTGCGCCAGGCGTGGCCCTGCTGTGCGCGGCCCTGGGTCTGGGGCGCATTGTCTGGTGGACGCAAGCCGCCTGGATCGGCTGGGCCCTGATCGGGTCCGTCATCCTGCTGACCGCCGCCTTCCTGGTCGAGCACAATCGCAAGAACCCACTGATCAACACCCGCTGGCTGACCGGGCCGGACCTGCTGCGCCTGTTCGGGGCGATCCTGCTGATCCGCATCGTGCTGTCGGAACAGACATCCGGCGCGGTGGGCTTTCTGACCGTCGTCGGCTTGGGACCGGATCAGCTTCACGGCCTCTTCGTCGTCATCCTGCTGTCGATGATCGCCGGCACCCTGGTCAGCGCCTTCACCCTAAACATGGAGAAGCTGAACAAGCCGATCGCCATCGCCCTGGCGCTGATCGCGGTCGGCGCCTGGATCGACAGCCATTCAACAGTCCTGACGCGCCCGGCGCAGCTGTATTTCAGCCAGGCCCTGATCGCCTTCGCCTCGGCCATGTTCATTGGTCCGGCGCTGATGATCGGCATCGTCAAGGTGCTGACCCAGGGCAAGCAGAACCTGATCAGCTTTATCGTCATGTTCAGCGTGCTTCAGAACGTCGGCGGTCTGGCGGGTTCGGCCTTGACCGGGACGCTGCAGATCATTCGCGAGAAATACCATTCCAACCAGCTGGCGGCCGGGATTTCGGCGCTGGACCCGCAGGTGGCCTTGCGGCTGCGCCAGCTGTCGGGCGCCTATGCCTCGACAATAACGGACCCCGCGCTGACGAACGCCGAAGGCGCCGTCCTGCTAGGCCGACAGGTGACGCAGCAGGCCAATGTGCTGGCCTACAACGACGTCTTTCTGGTCATCGCCGTGATCGCGGCCCTGGGCTCCGCCTGGGTGACCGTCACCCACCTGCGGCCGCGCTGGAAGGCGCGCCGCGACGCCAAGAACAACAACAATGCAGACGCTGCGGTCCAGAGCGCCGCCGTCGCCGCCGCCGACTGAACCGAGACCCACAATGACCGACGCCGCACCGCCCGCCCCCGCCTCTTCCGCCCCCGCCGCCCCGCAAGCGCCAGCCGCTGCTCCGCCCGCGCCGAAGAAGAACGTCATGTGGACCGTCATCGCCGCCGGCGTCGCCCTGCTGGGCGTGCTGATGGTGCTGTATGCGTGGCAGTTGCCGCCCTTCCGGGGCGCGATCCAGCGCACGGACAACGCCTATGTGCGCGGCCAGGTAACGATCATCAGCCCGCAGGTGAACGGCTATGTCACGGCCGTGCCGGTCCAGGACTTCCAGACCGTCCAACAGGGGCAGCTGCTGGCCCAGGTGGACGACCGCATCTATCGCCAGCGGCTGGAGCAGGCCGAGGCCAGCCTGCACTCGGCCCAGGCGGCCCTGTCCAACTCGACCCAGACCCAGGCGTCGGCGCGCGGATCGGTGGCCCAGCAGCGCGCCTCCATCGCCGCCGCCGAAGCCACGCTGACGCGGGCCCAGGCTGACGCCAACCGCGCCCGCACCTTGAAGGCCGGCGGCTGGGTCGCCCAGGCCAATGTGGACGTCGCCGAAGCCGCCCTGCGCAGCGCCCAGGCCCAGGTCGCCCAGGCCCGCGCCGCCGAGG containing:
- a CDS encoding HlyD family secretion protein, which produces MTDAAPPAPASSAPAAPQAPAAAPPAPKKNVMWTVIAAGVALLGVLMVLYAWQLPPFRGAIQRTDNAYVRGQVTIISPQVNGYVTAVPVQDFQTVQQGQLLAQVDDRIYRQRLEQAEASLHSAQAALSNSTQTQASARGSVAQQRASIAAAEATLTRAQADANRARTLKAGGWVAQANVDVAEAALRSAQAQVAQARAAEGIAQTGVTSAVVGRDSLAAAVENAQAAVRLAQIDLANTRIVAPRAGRLGEIGVRQGQYVTAGTQLMGLVPDVVWVTANMKETQMKNIRVGQPVEITVDALGGQTLSGRVERIAPAAGSEFSVIRPDNATGNFTKVAQRIPVRIRIDPNQPAAQRLAPGMSVVAKVNTAG
- a CDS encoding MFS transporter, which translates into the protein MARNNWHLPWEQYVETLKPHERPMMPGSPATPDHAWPMRIQYALTGLLVAMVGSLGNAAVTANIQNLQGSLGITITEAAWLPVVFVMTNACMNLILVKFRMQYGLRLFTQIFLGAFVLVCAAHLFVDNYQSTLLVRAIAGMAGAGLSSLGFLYIIQAFPAAHRLKGLIIGIGLASFAVPISRLVMPGLLQLGDWRAFYMFELGLCLVAWGAVQVVKLPPSERLRVFDRLDFLTFALFAPGVALLCAALGLGRIVWWTQAAWIGWALIGSVILLTAAFLVEHNRKNPLINTRWLTGPDLLRLFGAILLIRIVLSEQTSGAVGFLTVVGLGPDQLHGLFVVILLSMIAGTLVSAFTLNMEKLNKPIAIALALIAVGAWIDSHSTVLTRPAQLYFSQALIAFASAMFIGPALMIGIVKVLTQGKQNLISFIVMFSVLQNVGGLAGSALTGTLQIIREKYHSNQLAAGISALDPQVALRLRQLSGAYASTITDPALTNAEGAVLLGRQVTQQANVLAYNDVFLVIAVIAALGSAWVTVTHLRPRWKARRDAKNNNNADAAVQSAAVAAAD